A DNA window from Buttiauxella agrestis contains the following coding sequences:
- a CDS encoding phage tail sheath protein has translation MSDYHHGVQVVEINDGTRVISTVSTAIIGMVCTASDADAATFPLNEPVLITNVQAAIGKAGKSGTLAASLQAIADQCKPVTVVVRVAEGVDDDEEVAHALTVSNIIGGTDATGKYTGIKALLTAEAVTGVKPRILGVPGLDSQEVAVALASVCVSLRAFGYVSAWGCKTISDAIKYRDNFSQRELMVIWPDFIAWDAVENASAPAYATARALGLRAYIDQTVGWHKTLSNVGVQGVTGISASVFWDLQAPGTDADLLNEAGVTTLIRKDGFRFWGNRTCSDDPLFLFENYTRTAQVIADTMAEGHMWAVDKPITPVLIRDIVDGIKAKFRELKTAGYIVDADCWFDETANDKESLKAGKLYLDYDYTPVPPLENLTLRQRITDKYLVNLIASVNG, from the coding sequence ATGAGTGATTACCACCACGGCGTGCAGGTTGTTGAAATCAACGACGGCACGCGTGTTATTTCCACGGTCTCCACCGCAATTATCGGCATGGTGTGTACCGCCAGCGATGCCGATGCGGCGACCTTTCCCCTGAATGAACCCGTTTTAATTACTAACGTGCAGGCCGCCATCGGCAAGGCCGGAAAGAGTGGCACCCTGGCCGCCTCCTTGCAGGCCATTGCCGACCAGTGCAAACCCGTCACCGTTGTGGTGCGCGTGGCCGAAGGTGTCGACGACGATGAGGAAGTGGCGCACGCGCTGACGGTCTCCAACATCATCGGCGGCACCGATGCGACCGGTAAATACACCGGCATTAAAGCGCTGCTCACCGCCGAAGCGGTGACGGGTGTGAAACCACGCATTCTCGGCGTGCCGGGGCTGGATTCGCAGGAAGTGGCGGTCGCACTCGCCTCGGTGTGTGTCAGCCTGCGTGCCTTTGGTTATGTGAGCGCGTGGGGCTGTAAAACGATTTCCGATGCCATCAAGTACCGCGACAATTTCAGCCAGCGTGAGCTGATGGTTATCTGGCCGGACTTTATTGCCTGGGATGCGGTGGAAAATGCCAGTGCTCCGGCGTATGCCACGGCGCGCGCCCTCGGCCTGCGTGCGTATATCGACCAGACCGTCGGCTGGCATAAAACTTTGTCCAACGTCGGCGTGCAGGGTGTCACCGGCATCAGCGCATCCGTGTTCTGGGATTTACAGGCACCCGGCACCGATGCTGACCTGCTCAATGAGGCAGGTGTCACGACGCTTATTCGCAAGGATGGTTTCCGTTTCTGGGGTAACCGCACCTGTTCTGATGATCCGTTATTCCTGTTTGAAAACTACACCCGCACCGCGCAGGTGATTGCCGACACCATGGCCGAGGGGCATATGTGGGCGGTGGATAAGCCGATTACCCCGGTGCTTATCCGCGACATTGTTGACGGTATCAAGGCCAAATTCCGCGAGCTGAAAACCGCCGGTTATATCGTGGATGCGGACTGCTGGTTTGATGAAACCGCCAACGATAAAGAATCGCTGAAAGCCGGGAAGCTCTATCTCGATTACGACTACACGCCGGTGCCGCCACTGGAAAACCTCACCCTGCGTCAGCGCATCACCGATAAATATCTGGTGAACCTGATTGCCTCGGTTAACGGATAA
- a CDS encoding phage tail tape measure protein: MSNNVRIEVLLKAVDQATRPFKHIQTASKTLSGDIRNTQKSLKELNGQASRIEGFRKTSAQLAVTGQSLNKAKNDAEALAMQFHNTERPTREQSKALAAAKSAADGLQTKFNSLTESVKRQQRELGLAGINTRNLTADELRLKGRISETTNQLNRQKLALEQVSAKQAKLNAVKNRYQAGKELAGTAGAVGAAGVGMATAGVAAGVGILKPGYDFAQKNSELQAVLGVEKTSPEMEALRKQARQLGDNTAASADDAAGAQIIIAKSGGDAAAIQAATPVTLNMALANQRTMEENAALLMGMRSAFQLSNDKVAHIGDVLSSTMNKTAADFNGLSDALTYVAPVAKNAGISIEETAAMAGALHDAKITGSMAGTGSRAVISRLQAPVGQAKTALGELGVKNTDAKGNMRPLFTLLKEMQTSFTRNKLGTAQQAEYMKVIFGEEASSAAAVLMTDAMTGKLDKLTATFKASDGKTAELVKVMQDNLGGDFKEFQSAYEAVGTDLFDQQESSLRKLTQTTIKYVLKLDHWIVQNKGLAQTLLKVGGVALAVIGMVGAIGLVAWPVIAGINGIIAAAGLLWTAFTVAGSAIITVLGALSWPIVAVGAAVVAGVILIRKYWEPLGAFFSGVVEGLKAAFAPVTEMFAPLAPLFEVIGQKVQRVWQWFKELIAPVKASKDTLDSCKESGVAFGQALAGAFRLAMTPFTALRDGIEWVLDKLGIINKESGQLGEKAEKVNAYANGAGGSYSPSGDVLSGGYGSYQPVTANAGKSYTDQSRNEYHIAIGGGVQNGTELDRQLRDSLEKYEREKRAKQRASMMHD, from the coding sequence ATGAGCAATAACGTCAGAATCGAAGTGCTGTTAAAAGCCGTTGACCAGGCGACGCGCCCGTTTAAACACATCCAGACGGCGAGCAAAACGCTGTCGGGGGATATCCGCAACACGCAGAAATCCCTCAAAGAGTTAAACGGCCAGGCATCGCGTATTGAGGGTTTTCGCAAAACCAGCGCGCAGCTTGCGGTCACGGGTCAGTCACTGAATAAAGCGAAGAATGATGCCGAAGCGCTGGCGATGCAGTTTCATAACACCGAGCGCCCGACGCGCGAGCAGTCAAAAGCGCTGGCCGCGGCAAAATCGGCCGCAGATGGGTTGCAGACGAAATTTAACAGCCTGACCGAGTCGGTTAAGCGCCAGCAGCGTGAACTCGGCCTGGCCGGGATTAACACCCGCAACCTTACTGCTGACGAGCTGCGTTTAAAGGGACGCATCAGCGAAACCACCAACCAGCTTAACCGGCAGAAGCTGGCGCTCGAGCAGGTCAGCGCGAAACAGGCCAAACTCAACGCGGTCAAAAACCGTTATCAGGCGGGTAAGGAGCTGGCCGGAACGGCTGGCGCGGTGGGTGCCGCCGGTGTCGGCATGGCAACGGCGGGCGTGGCGGCGGGCGTCGGTATCCTCAAACCCGGCTATGACTTCGCGCAGAAAAATTCGGAGTTGCAGGCGGTACTCGGGGTGGAAAAAACCTCACCGGAAATGGAAGCCCTGCGCAAACAGGCACGCCAGCTCGGGGACAACACCGCCGCCTCAGCCGATGACGCTGCCGGGGCGCAGATTATTATTGCCAAATCAGGCGGGGACGCTGCCGCTATTCAGGCCGCAACGCCGGTCACGCTGAATATGGCGCTTGCCAACCAACGCACCATGGAAGAAAACGCCGCGCTGTTGATGGGGATGCGCTCGGCCTTCCAGCTCTCCAACGATAAGGTCGCGCACATCGGCGATGTACTCTCAAGCACGATGAACAAAACCGCCGCCGACTTTAACGGGCTGAGCGACGCACTGACCTATGTTGCGCCCGTGGCAAAAAATGCCGGTATCAGTATCGAGGAAACCGCCGCCATGGCCGGTGCCCTGCATGACGCCAAAATCACCGGCTCGATGGCTGGTACCGGCAGTCGCGCGGTTATCAGCCGGTTGCAGGCACCGGTCGGTCAGGCCAAAACCGCATTGGGTGAACTGGGGGTAAAAAATACGGATGCCAAAGGCAACATGCGTCCGCTGTTTACCCTCCTTAAAGAAATGCAGACCAGCTTTACCCGCAACAAACTCGGCACCGCGCAGCAGGCCGAGTACATGAAAGTCATCTTTGGTGAGGAAGCCAGCTCCGCAGCCGCCGTGCTGATGACCGATGCCATGACCGGCAAACTCGACAAACTCACCGCCACCTTCAAAGCCTCGGACGGGAAAACCGCCGAACTGGTGAAGGTGATGCAGGACAACCTCGGCGGCGACTTTAAAGAATTTCAGTCGGCGTATGAGGCGGTCGGCACCGACCTGTTTGACCAGCAGGAATCATCACTCCGTAAGTTGACGCAGACCACCATCAAATATGTGCTGAAACTCGACCACTGGATTGTGCAGAACAAAGGACTCGCACAAACGCTGCTCAAGGTCGGCGGTGTCGCACTGGCGGTGATTGGTATGGTCGGCGCAATAGGTCTGGTGGCGTGGCCGGTGATTGCCGGTATCAATGGCATTATTGCCGCCGCCGGTCTGCTCTGGACGGCATTTACCGTGGCAGGCAGTGCCATCATCACGGTGCTCGGGGCGCTCTCCTGGCCGATAGTTGCGGTCGGGGCGGCGGTTGTCGCGGGTGTGATACTCATCCGCAAATACTGGGAGCCGCTGGGCGCATTTTTCTCCGGTGTGGTCGAGGGACTGAAAGCCGCCTTTGCGCCGGTGACTGAGATGTTCGCGCCACTGGCTCCGCTCTTTGAGGTGATTGGGCAGAAGGTGCAACGGGTCTGGCAGTGGTTTAAAGAGCTTATCGCCCCGGTGAAAGCCAGCAAGGACACACTCGACAGCTGCAAAGAATCTGGCGTGGCGTTTGGTCAGGCACTGGCCGGTGCTTTCCGGCTGGCCATGACACCGTTTACCGCCCTGCGTGACGGTATCGAGTGGGTACTCGACAAGCTCGGCATCATCAACAAGGAATCCGGGCAACTGGGTGAAAAGGCGGAGAAGGTCAATGCGTACGCTAACGGTGCCGGTGGGAGTTATTCCCCGTCCGGTGACGTTCTGAGCGGCGGTTATGGCAGTTATCAGCCGGTGACGGCAAACGCGGGAAAAAGCTACACCGACCAGAGCCGCAACGAGTATCACATTGCCATCGGTGGCGGGGTGCAGAACGGCACCGAACTTGACCGCCAGCTCCGTGACAGCCTGGAAAAATACGAGCGTGAAAAGCGAGCTAAACAACGCGCCAGCATGATGCACGACTAA
- a CDS encoding phage major tail tube protein, translated as MAMPRKLKSLNLFNDGLSYMGVASSVTLPKLTRKLEAWRGAGMNGAAHVDFGLDDDALTLEWTLGGFPDEALWAQYALPGASSVPLRFAGSYQRDDTEDETAVEVVVRGRHKEFDGGDSKQGEDTETKITTVCTYYKLTMNGKELIEIDTINMIEKVNGVDRLEQRRRNIGLS; from the coding sequence ATGGCAATGCCCCGCAAGCTCAAGTCATTAAACCTGTTTAACGACGGCCTCAGTTACATGGGTGTGGCGTCCTCCGTCACGCTGCCCAAACTCACCCGCAAACTGGAAGCGTGGCGCGGTGCCGGGATGAACGGTGCCGCGCATGTGGATTTTGGTCTCGACGATGATGCGCTCACCCTTGAATGGACGCTCGGCGGCTTCCCGGACGAGGCACTCTGGGCGCAGTACGCGCTGCCGGGTGCCTCCAGTGTGCCGCTGCGTTTTGCAGGCTCCTACCAGCGCGACGACACGGAAGATGAAACCGCTGTCGAGGTGGTGGTGCGTGGCCGTCATAAAGAATTTGACGGCGGCGACAGCAAACAGGGTGAAGACACCGAGACCAAAATCACCACCGTTTGCACCTACTACAAGCTGACGATGAACGGCAAAGAGCTGATTGAAATCGACACCATCAACATGATTGAGAAGGTGAACGGCGTCGATCGTCTTGAGCAGCGCCGCCGCAATATCGGCCTGTCTTAA
- a CDS encoding FRG domain-containing protein, which translates to MAEVGYGITLTGKYYFEVKFTDRRLLRSFQHESLESLLKVLPVLYDIASDTNNIKKHKARGKERLCIYNSKNKIVAFTTTIPNDKIHNEFMADINSFFKNGSKDAPKKLNCFIDDSKKVVQINSVTEFLSEIEKINLKSGNIFYFRGHSSYLYEMQPSIYRKRELINNEDVIHKELLIRCPTDFEKLSTTFEILVKMQHYSLPTRLLDLTSNPLIALYFACENFVTDKNVGEVKILSIPKNEIKYYDSDTVTVLSNLSKQSKEFSKECIKNKNLPAFTRLMDDIKKEKSYFEDKMSLDSIDCVVCVKPKLNNARIIKQDGAFLLFGMSNDKHTPSKIPTKYLPSGTEKRVFIANEFKGKIIEQLEKIGISAATIYPEIDKVSNYISIKYGKPEEIEEERGMLANQEP; encoded by the coding sequence ATGGCAGAAGTAGGTTACGGCATCACCCTTACCGGGAAATATTACTTCGAGGTTAAGTTTACAGATCGCAGGTTGCTTAGAAGTTTTCAACACGAATCATTGGAGTCCTTACTTAAGGTGCTACCTGTACTTTATGATATTGCCAGTGACACGAACAATATCAAAAAACATAAAGCGCGAGGGAAGGAACGGCTGTGTATTTATAACTCAAAGAATAAAATTGTTGCTTTTACCACAACCATTCCAAATGACAAAATACACAATGAATTCATGGCTGATATAAATTCATTTTTCAAAAATGGATCTAAAGACGCACCAAAAAAATTAAATTGTTTTATTGATGACTCTAAGAAAGTCGTACAGATTAATAGCGTCACAGAATTTCTAAGTGAAATAGAAAAAATAAATCTTAAAAGTGGTAATATTTTCTACTTTAGAGGTCACTCTAGCTATTTATATGAAATGCAACCTAGCATATACAGAAAGCGAGAGTTGATAAACAATGAAGATGTAATACATAAGGAGCTTTTAATTAGATGCCCTACCGATTTCGAAAAGTTATCAACCACTTTTGAAATATTGGTCAAGATGCAACACTACTCATTACCTACTCGACTTTTAGATTTAACCAGCAATCCTCTTATTGCACTATATTTTGCATGTGAAAATTTTGTAACTGACAAGAATGTTGGTGAGGTGAAAATCCTTTCAATTCCTAAAAATGAAATAAAATATTACGATAGTGATACCGTAACCGTATTATCCAATCTCTCAAAGCAATCAAAAGAATTCAGTAAGGAATGCATCAAAAATAAAAACCTACCTGCATTCACCAGGCTTATGGATGATATAAAAAAAGAAAAATCGTACTTTGAAGATAAAATGTCACTTGACTCCATCGATTGCGTTGTTTGTGTAAAGCCAAAGCTTAATAATGCAAGAATAATAAAACAGGATGGCGCATTTCTGTTATTTGGCATGTCTAACGATAAGCATACCCCTTCAAAAATACCGACAAAATATTTGCCTTCGGGAACTGAGAAGCGAGTTTTCATAGCGAACGAATTCAAAGGAAAAATAATTGAACAACTTGAAAAGATAGGCATTTCGGCTGCTACTATTTATCCTGAAATAGATAAGGTTTCTAACTACATTAGTATTAAGTACGGCAAGCCTGAAGAAATTGAAGAGGAGAGAGGAATGCTCGC
- a CDS encoding phage tail assembly protein translates to MSNAKKYKNTSDNPNIVTLVKPIKRGEMVIETITLIKPTAGTLRGVSLADVASSDVNALIKVLPRMTYPGLTESDVVAMELPDMMTLAAKVIGFLAPASAV, encoded by the coding sequence ATGAGCAACGCAAAAAAATACAAAAACACCTCTGATAACCCGAACATTGTGACCCTGGTGAAGCCGATTAAACGCGGCGAAATGGTGATTGAAACCATCACGCTGATTAAGCCGACGGCGGGTACCCTGCGCGGGGTGAGCCTGGCTGATGTTGCCAGCTCGGATGTGAACGCGCTGATTAAAGTGCTGCCGCGCATGACCTATCCGGGCCTGACCGAGTCGGATGTCGTCGCCATGGAGCTGCCGGACATGATGACGCTGGCTGCGAAGGTGATCGGTTTTTTGGCTCCGGCTTCGGCGGTCTAA
- a CDS encoding GpE family phage tail protein, translating into MADIAVIFHWPPSELYALSLSDLISWREMALKRSGNSHEQ; encoded by the coding sequence ATGGCGGATATCGCGGTGATTTTCCACTGGCCGCCGTCAGAACTCTACGCCCTGAGCCTGAGCGACCTCATCAGCTGGCGCGAGATGGCGCTGAAACGGAGCGGAAATTCTCATGAGCAATAA
- a CDS encoding phage tail protein: MMLVLGMFVFQLQTLPYQSLQRDVDYRWPSNSRVGQRPAMQFLGVNEEKIALSGSLLPEITGGRLSLLALNLMADEGRAWPLLDGSGTIYGMFVINSVSETYTEFFADGSARKIDFTVNLTRVDESLTAMFGDIQKQADSLVGSLPGKIGGLF; this comes from the coding sequence ATGATGCTTGTACTCGGCATGTTTGTTTTTCAGTTGCAGACACTGCCTTATCAGAGCCTGCAACGCGATGTGGATTACCGCTGGCCGTCAAACAGTCGCGTCGGTCAGCGACCGGCGATGCAGTTTCTCGGCGTCAATGAGGAAAAGATTGCCCTGAGTGGAAGCCTGTTACCGGAAATCACCGGCGGCAGATTGTCACTGCTGGCACTCAATCTGATGGCGGATGAGGGGCGCGCCTGGCCGTTGCTCGATGGCAGCGGCACCATTTACGGCATGTTTGTGATTAATTCGGTGAGCGAGACCTACACCGAGTTTTTTGCCGATGGCTCGGCGCGCAAAATTGATTTTACCGTCAACCTCACACGCGTGGATGAGTCGCTGACGGCGATGTTTGGCGACATCCAGAAACAGGCCGACAGCCTGGTCGGGAGCTTGCCGGGCAAAATCGGAGGGTTATTCTGA